A single genomic interval of Labeo rohita strain BAU-BD-2019 chromosome 13, IGBB_LRoh.1.0, whole genome shotgun sequence harbors:
- the LOC127174963 gene encoding neurofilament heavy polypeptide isoform X1: MERLLHSPGRTRDEYRYQTARPSSQLTSRSASSHGSPAPLRGNEILSEFAAKPADSFDYLNKYAGGMNLRKISEKELLQGLNDRFAGFIEKVHHLENQNRALEKEIESIRLRAKSSASLSKEYESELSSLRDQVHEMGLQKHQIEINRQNLEDEFNTLREKYEREARGRADAEDSISVLKKCVNDAYLAKQEMDKKAKALEEEIGFLKKNHESEVAEMIVQIQEGHVTAEITDFSRSDVTAALRDIRMQLEGHTDSDIRYAEERFRAQLAKLTRAAEVNRETLMATKAEINEHRRQLQSRNTELDSVKGVREALERQLYDLEQRHNAEIHHYQDTIRELEFELKNAKYDMSSHLREYQDLLNVKMALDAEIYSYRKLLEGEESRYSTISDAHISVPYIYRQSPIYTLPCVKRQGGARKAEPQYKFVEEIITETTREDVEISDTGSEKSGEEREGDKPDEDSSEKDAQGETPQEVEDIEEPAMENGKEASAELETEETEVKPSDEKDDEPAEKTPDDSEVQKDADSEPTQESTEEATDEPDKDEKLDTKDKDLKDNVQGKVEEPDEENKQVEETEKDVPKPDLSETQEMPEKSKTEDKPSQEPQDPEATTEVNTKPGGQTVEITSPKTEDAKISSQESTTAKSVEEEKESAPVQPVEEDTPKPDKQAAPEHAENGKQETKEDTSAKKDKSDTVKEETKKSEPMEKDQVDNNKLTEKTVEKKQEDQSNKDEKEHKPEGSVKDSKVEVVDNVKTEKDESIKTTEPEKTQKEVSKDAEKQSQPEQSKKQEDSKSTSSLESVTTGKPKETEETQEDLSKVAEEKPQPQKSPIQEDHKSVDSTETDKIEHAKPEETEKTQEDLSKVAEEKSQPEKTQTQEDHKSVDSIKMEKAEHAKPEETGKTPEELSKVEEEKSQPEKTQTQEDHKSVDSIKMEKAEHAKPEETGKTQDLSKVAEEKPQPEKTQEDRKSDSVETQKVEHTKPKETEKTPEQLSKVEEEKSQPEKSQIQEDKKGDSVETEKVEHTEPKETEKTPEELSKVAEEKSQPEKSQIQEDKKGDSVETEKVEHTKPKETEKTPEELPKVEEEKSQPEKSQIQEDKKSDSVKTEKVEHAKPKETEKTPEELSKVEAEKSQPEKSQIQEEKKGDSVEKEKVEHTKPKETEKTQEELSKVAEEKAQPQKSPMQEDRKSVDGTETEMVEHTKPKETEKTQEELSKVEEKSQPEKSQIQEDKKSDSVKTEKVEHAKPKETEKTPEELSKVEEKSQPEKSQIQEDKKGDSLETEKVEHTKPKETEKTQEEPSKVAEEKSQPEKSQIQEVHKSDSTKTETVEHVKPKETEKTQEDLFKEEKSPEKSKKQDSKSDSSAESVTTSGGEAKVTEKQVDETPSNQPPKAQEITSDAKPEQKNAEESKEKMPEKAEEVDSLTTKGSETSNDVKSEETVPKDKESDSVAHEVKAAKSDTSTTTETKALEKTEQVKDSSKEDTQRSRRNN, encoded by the exons ATGGAGCGTCTTCTTCACTCACCTGGCCGGACACGGGACGAGTACCGGTACCAAACGGCGCGTCCTTCATCACAGCTCACCTCAAGGTCTGCCTCTAGCCATGGGTCACCAGCACCGCTGAGAGGTAACGAAATCCTAAGCGAATTCGCCGCTAAACCGGCAGATAGCTTcgattatttaaacaaatatgcagGTGGAATGAATCTGAGGAAAATTAGTGAGAAAGAATTACTGCAGGGGCTCAATGACCGCTTCGCGGGATTCATCGAGAAGGTGCATCACCTGGAAAACCAAAACAGAGCACTAGAGAAAGAAATTGAGTCCATTAGACTGAGAGCAAAATCCTCTGCCTCTCTGTCCAAAGAGTATGAATCAGAACTTAGTAGTCTGAGAGATCAAGTCCATGAGATGGGCCTTCAAAAGCATCAGATTGAGATAAACCGCCAGAACCTGGAGGACGAGTTTAACACTTTGAGAGAAAAGTACGAGAGAGAGGCTCGTGGTCGAGCTGATGCCGAGGACAGCATTTCAGTACTAAAGAAGTGCGTTAATGACGCGTACCTAGCCAAACAAGAGATGGACAAAAAAGCTAAAGCTCTCGAAGAGGAGATCGGCTTCTTGAAGAAAAACCACGAAAGCGAGGTTGCCGAAATGATTGTTCAAATCCAAGAGGGTCATGTGACTGCAGAAATAACAGATTTTAGTAGAAGTGATGTCACTGCAGCTCTGAGAGACATCAGGATGCAACTTGAAGGTCACACCGACTCTGACATCCGATATGCCGAGGAACGCTTTCGAGCGCAGCTCGCTAAACTGACCAGAGCTGCTGAGGTCAACAGAGAAACGCTCATGGCCACTAAAGCAGAGATTAATGAACACAGGAGACAGCTCCAGTCCAGGAACACTGAGCTCGACTCTGTCAAAGGTGTGAGAGAAGCGCTGGAGAGGCAGCTGTATGACCTCGAGCAACGGCACAATGCTGAAATCCATCACTACCAG GACACAATCAGAGAGTTGGAATTTGAGCTGAAAAATGCGAAATACGACATGAGCAGTCATCTGAGGGAGTACCAGGACCTTCTCAATGTCAAAATGGCACTGGATGCTGAAATTTATTCCTACAG aaaacttttgGAGGGTGAAGAGTCAAGGTACTCTACAATCTCAGATGCTCATATTTCAGTACCATACATTTACAGACAGTCACCCATCTATACTCTCCCTTGTGTCAAAAGGCAGGGGGGAGCTCGAAAAGCAGAGCCTCAGTACAAATTTGTTGAAGAGATTATTACAGAGACAACCAGAGAAGATGTGGAGATATCAGACACTGGCTCTGAAAAGAGTGGGGAGGAGAGAGAGGGTGACAAACCAGATGAGGACAGCAGTGAGAAAGATGCACAGGGTGAAACTCCACAAGAGGTGGAAGATATTGAAGAACCAGCCATGGAGAACGGCAAAGAAGCCAGTGCTGAGTTAGAGACGGAGGAAACTGAAGTCAAACCAAGTGATGAAAAAGATGATGAGCCAGCTGAAAAAACTCCAGATGATTCTGAGGTACAAAAAGATGCTGACTCTGAACCAACTCAGGAGTCTACAGAAGAAGCCACTGATGAACCAGATAAAGATGAGAAATTAGACACAAAAGACAAAGACCTGAAGGATAATGTGCAGGGAAAAGTAGAGGAACCTGACGAGGAAAACAAACAAGTtgaagagacagagaaagatgtTCCCAAACCAGATCTTTCCGAAACGCAAGAAATGCCAGAGAAATCAAAAACTGAAGACAAACCATCTCAGGAACCACAAGATCCTGAAGCAACAACTGAAGTAAACACTAAACCTGGTGGACAGACTGTTGAGATAACTTCTCCAAAAACTGAAGATGCTAAAATCTCATCTCAAGAATCTACAACTGCAAAATCAGTAGAGGAAGAGAAAGAATCAGCACCAGTGCAACCTGTAGAGGAGGATACTCCAAAACCAGATAAACAAGCAGCTCCTGAACATGCTGAGAATGGAAAACAGGAAACAAAGGAGGATACTTctgcaaaaaaagacaaatctgATACTGTAAAGGAAGAAACTAAGAAATCTGAGCCTATGGAAAAAGACCAAGTGGATAACAATAAACTAACAGAGAAAACTGTGGAGAAAAAGCAAGAGGATCAATcaaataaagatgaaaaagaacATAAACCGGAAGGGTCTGTAAAAGATAGCAAAGTTGAAGTGGTAGACAATGTCAAAACAGAGAAAGATGAAAGTATTAAGACTACAGAACCAGAAAAGACACAAAAAGAGGTTTCAAAGGATGCTGAAAAACAATCACAACCTGAACAGTCAAAGAAACAGGAGGACAGCAAAAGCACTAGCAGTCTAGAAAGTGTGACAACTGGTAAGCCTAAAGAAACAGAAGAGACACAAGAAGACCTTTCCAAAGTTGCTGAAGAAAAACCACAACCTCAAAAGTCACCAATCCAGGAGGACCACAAAAGTGTAGACAGCACCGAAACAGATAAGATTGAACACGCTAAAcctgaagaaacagaaaagacacAAGAAGACCTTTCCAAAGTTGCTGAAGAAAAATCACAACCtgaaaagacacaaacacaggagGACCACAaaagtgtagacagcatcaaaATGGAAAAGGCTGAACATGCTAAGCCGGAAGAAACAGGAAAGACACCAGAAGAACTTTCtaaagttgaagaagaaaaatcacaacctgaaaagacacaaacacaggagGACCACAaaagtgtagacagcatcaaaATGGAAAAGGCTGAACATGCTAAGCCGGAAGAAACAGGAAAGACACAAGACCTTTCGAAGGTTGCAGAAGAAAAACCACAACCTGAAAAGACACAAGAGGACCGCAAAAGTGACAGTGTAGAAACACAAAAGGTTGAACACACTAAGcctaaagaaacagaaaagacacCGGAACAACTTTCtaaagttgaagaagaaaaatcACAACCTGAAAAGTCACAGATCCAGGAGGACAAAAAAGGTGACAGTGTAGAAACAGAAAAG gttGAACACACTGAGcctaaagaaacagaaaagacacCAGAAGAACTTTCTAAAGTTGCAGAAGAAAAATCACAACCTGAAAAGTCACAGATCCAGGAGGACAAAAAAGGTGACAGTGTAGAAACAGAAAAGGTTGAACACACTAAGcctaaagaaacagaaaagacacCAGAAGAACTTCCtaaagttgaagaagaaaaatcACAACCTGAAAAGTCACAGATCCAGGAGgacaaaaaaagtgacagtgtaaaaacagaaaaggttGAACACGCCAAGcctaaagaaacagaaaagacacCAGAAGAACTTTCTAAAGTTGAAGCAGAAAAATCACAACCTGAAAAGTCACAGATCCAGGAGGAGAAAAAAGGTGACAGTGTAGAAAAAGAAAAGGTTGAACACACTAAGcctaaagaaacagaaaagacacAAGAAGAACTTTCTAAAGTTGCTGAAGAAAAAGCACAACCTCAAAAGTCACCAATGCAGGAGGACCGCAAAAGTGTAGACGGCACCGAAACAGAAATGGTTGAACACACCAAGcctaaagaaacagaaaagacacAAGAAGAACTTTCTAAAGTTGAAGAAAAATCGCAACCTGAAAAGTCACAGATCCAGGAGgacaaaaaaagtgacagtgtaaaaacagaaaaggttGAACACGCTAAGcctaaagaaacagaaaagacacCAGAAGAACTTTCTAAAGTTGAAGAAAAATCGCAACCTGAAAAGTCACAGATCCAGGAGGACAAAAAAGGTGACAGTCTAGAAACAGAAAAGGTTGAACACACTAAGcctaaagaaacagaaaagacacAAGAAGAACCATCCAAAGTTGCAGAAGAAAAATCACAACCTGAAAAGTCACAAATACAGGAAGTCCACAAAAGTGACAGCACCAAAACAGAAACGGTTGAACATGTCAAGcctaaagaaacagaaaagacacAGGAGGACCTCTTCAAAGAGGAAAAATCACCTGAGAAATCAAAGAAACAGGACAGCAAAAGTGATAGCAGTGCTGAAAGTGTGACAACAAGCGGAGGGGAAGCTAAAGTCACAGAGAAGCAGGTTGATGAAACACCGAGTAATCAACCCCCCAAAGCCCAGGAAATAACATCTGATGCAAAACCTGAGCAAAAGAATGCTGAAGAAAGCAAAGAGAAGATGCCTGAAAAAGCTGAAGAGGTGGACAGTTTGACGACGAAAGGCAGTGAAACCAGCAACGATGTTAAAAGTGAAGAAACTGTCCCAAAAGACAAAGAATCTGACAGTGTTGCACATGAAGTGAAGGCTGCAAAATCTGACACGTCAACCACAACAGAAACCAAAGCTCTTGAGAAGACAGAGCAGGTCAAAGACAGCAGCAAGGAGGACACACAAAGGTCCAGAAGAAACAACTAA
- the LOC127174963 gene encoding neurofilament heavy polypeptide isoform X2: MERLLHSPGRTRDEYRYQTARPSSQLTSRSASSHGSPAPLRGNEILSEFAAKPADSFDYLNKYAGGMNLRKISEKELLQGLNDRFAGFIEKVHHLENQNRALEKEIESIRLRAKSSASLSKEYESELSSLRDQVHEMGLQKHQIEINRQNLEDEFNTLREKYEREARGRADAEDSISVLKKCVNDAYLAKQEMDKKAKALEEEIGFLKKNHESEVAEMIVQIQEGHVTAEITDFSRSDVTAALRDIRMQLEGHTDSDIRYAEERFRAQLAKLTRAAEVNRETLMATKAEINEHRRQLQSRNTELDSVKGVREALERQLYDLEQRHNAEIHHYQDTIRELEFELKNAKYDMSSHLREYQDLLNVKMALDAEIYSYRKLLEGEESRQGGARKAEPQYKFVEEIITETTREDVEISDTGSEKSGEEREGDKPDEDSSEKDAQGETPQEVEDIEEPAMENGKEASAELETEETEVKPSDEKDDEPAEKTPDDSEVQKDADSEPTQESTEEATDEPDKDEKLDTKDKDLKDNVQGKVEEPDEENKQVEETEKDVPKPDLSETQEMPEKSKTEDKPSQEPQDPEATTEVNTKPGGQTVEITSPKTEDAKISSQESTTAKSVEEEKESAPVQPVEEDTPKPDKQAAPEHAENGKQETKEDTSAKKDKSDTVKEETKKSEPMEKDQVDNNKLTEKTVEKKQEDQSNKDEKEHKPEGSVKDSKVEVVDNVKTEKDESIKTTEPEKTQKEVSKDAEKQSQPEQSKKQEDSKSTSSLESVTTGKPKETEETQEDLSKVAEEKPQPQKSPIQEDHKSVDSTETDKIEHAKPEETEKTQEDLSKVAEEKSQPEKTQTQEDHKSVDSIKMEKAEHAKPEETGKTPEELSKVEEEKSQPEKTQTQEDHKSVDSIKMEKAEHAKPEETGKTQDLSKVAEEKPQPEKTQEDRKSDSVETQKVEHTKPKETEKTPEQLSKVEEEKSQPEKSQIQEDKKGDSVETEKVEHTEPKETEKTPEELSKVAEEKSQPEKSQIQEDKKGDSVETEKVEHTKPKETEKTPEELPKVEEEKSQPEKSQIQEDKKSDSVKTEKVEHAKPKETEKTPEELSKVEAEKSQPEKSQIQEEKKGDSVEKEKVEHTKPKETEKTQEELSKVAEEKAQPQKSPMQEDRKSVDGTETEMVEHTKPKETEKTQEELSKVEEKSQPEKSQIQEDKKSDSVKTEKVEHAKPKETEKTPEELSKVEEKSQPEKSQIQEDKKGDSLETEKVEHTKPKETEKTQEEPSKVAEEKSQPEKSQIQEVHKSDSTKTETVEHVKPKETEKTQEDLFKEEKSPEKSKKQDSKSDSSAESVTTSGGEAKVTEKQVDETPSNQPPKAQEITSDAKPEQKNAEESKEKMPEKAEEVDSLTTKGSETSNDVKSEETVPKDKESDSVAHEVKAAKSDTSTTTETKALEKTEQVKDSSKEDTQRSRRNN; encoded by the exons ATGGAGCGTCTTCTTCACTCACCTGGCCGGACACGGGACGAGTACCGGTACCAAACGGCGCGTCCTTCATCACAGCTCACCTCAAGGTCTGCCTCTAGCCATGGGTCACCAGCACCGCTGAGAGGTAACGAAATCCTAAGCGAATTCGCCGCTAAACCGGCAGATAGCTTcgattatttaaacaaatatgcagGTGGAATGAATCTGAGGAAAATTAGTGAGAAAGAATTACTGCAGGGGCTCAATGACCGCTTCGCGGGATTCATCGAGAAGGTGCATCACCTGGAAAACCAAAACAGAGCACTAGAGAAAGAAATTGAGTCCATTAGACTGAGAGCAAAATCCTCTGCCTCTCTGTCCAAAGAGTATGAATCAGAACTTAGTAGTCTGAGAGATCAAGTCCATGAGATGGGCCTTCAAAAGCATCAGATTGAGATAAACCGCCAGAACCTGGAGGACGAGTTTAACACTTTGAGAGAAAAGTACGAGAGAGAGGCTCGTGGTCGAGCTGATGCCGAGGACAGCATTTCAGTACTAAAGAAGTGCGTTAATGACGCGTACCTAGCCAAACAAGAGATGGACAAAAAAGCTAAAGCTCTCGAAGAGGAGATCGGCTTCTTGAAGAAAAACCACGAAAGCGAGGTTGCCGAAATGATTGTTCAAATCCAAGAGGGTCATGTGACTGCAGAAATAACAGATTTTAGTAGAAGTGATGTCACTGCAGCTCTGAGAGACATCAGGATGCAACTTGAAGGTCACACCGACTCTGACATCCGATATGCCGAGGAACGCTTTCGAGCGCAGCTCGCTAAACTGACCAGAGCTGCTGAGGTCAACAGAGAAACGCTCATGGCCACTAAAGCAGAGATTAATGAACACAGGAGACAGCTCCAGTCCAGGAACACTGAGCTCGACTCTGTCAAAGGTGTGAGAGAAGCGCTGGAGAGGCAGCTGTATGACCTCGAGCAACGGCACAATGCTGAAATCCATCACTACCAG GACACAATCAGAGAGTTGGAATTTGAGCTGAAAAATGCGAAATACGACATGAGCAGTCATCTGAGGGAGTACCAGGACCTTCTCAATGTCAAAATGGCACTGGATGCTGAAATTTATTCCTACAG aaaacttttgGAGGGTGAAGAGTCAAG GCAGGGGGGAGCTCGAAAAGCAGAGCCTCAGTACAAATTTGTTGAAGAGATTATTACAGAGACAACCAGAGAAGATGTGGAGATATCAGACACTGGCTCTGAAAAGAGTGGGGAGGAGAGAGAGGGTGACAAACCAGATGAGGACAGCAGTGAGAAAGATGCACAGGGTGAAACTCCACAAGAGGTGGAAGATATTGAAGAACCAGCCATGGAGAACGGCAAAGAAGCCAGTGCTGAGTTAGAGACGGAGGAAACTGAAGTCAAACCAAGTGATGAAAAAGATGATGAGCCAGCTGAAAAAACTCCAGATGATTCTGAGGTACAAAAAGATGCTGACTCTGAACCAACTCAGGAGTCTACAGAAGAAGCCACTGATGAACCAGATAAAGATGAGAAATTAGACACAAAAGACAAAGACCTGAAGGATAATGTGCAGGGAAAAGTAGAGGAACCTGACGAGGAAAACAAACAAGTtgaagagacagagaaagatgtTCCCAAACCAGATCTTTCCGAAACGCAAGAAATGCCAGAGAAATCAAAAACTGAAGACAAACCATCTCAGGAACCACAAGATCCTGAAGCAACAACTGAAGTAAACACTAAACCTGGTGGACAGACTGTTGAGATAACTTCTCCAAAAACTGAAGATGCTAAAATCTCATCTCAAGAATCTACAACTGCAAAATCAGTAGAGGAAGAGAAAGAATCAGCACCAGTGCAACCTGTAGAGGAGGATACTCCAAAACCAGATAAACAAGCAGCTCCTGAACATGCTGAGAATGGAAAACAGGAAACAAAGGAGGATACTTctgcaaaaaaagacaaatctgATACTGTAAAGGAAGAAACTAAGAAATCTGAGCCTATGGAAAAAGACCAAGTGGATAACAATAAACTAACAGAGAAAACTGTGGAGAAAAAGCAAGAGGATCAATcaaataaagatgaaaaagaacATAAACCGGAAGGGTCTGTAAAAGATAGCAAAGTTGAAGTGGTAGACAATGTCAAAACAGAGAAAGATGAAAGTATTAAGACTACAGAACCAGAAAAGACACAAAAAGAGGTTTCAAAGGATGCTGAAAAACAATCACAACCTGAACAGTCAAAGAAACAGGAGGACAGCAAAAGCACTAGCAGTCTAGAAAGTGTGACAACTGGTAAGCCTAAAGAAACAGAAGAGACACAAGAAGACCTTTCCAAAGTTGCTGAAGAAAAACCACAACCTCAAAAGTCACCAATCCAGGAGGACCACAAAAGTGTAGACAGCACCGAAACAGATAAGATTGAACACGCTAAAcctgaagaaacagaaaagacacAAGAAGACCTTTCCAAAGTTGCTGAAGAAAAATCACAACCtgaaaagacacaaacacaggagGACCACAaaagtgtagacagcatcaaaATGGAAAAGGCTGAACATGCTAAGCCGGAAGAAACAGGAAAGACACCAGAAGAACTTTCtaaagttgaagaagaaaaatcacaacctgaaaagacacaaacacaggagGACCACAaaagtgtagacagcatcaaaATGGAAAAGGCTGAACATGCTAAGCCGGAAGAAACAGGAAAGACACAAGACCTTTCGAAGGTTGCAGAAGAAAAACCACAACCTGAAAAGACACAAGAGGACCGCAAAAGTGACAGTGTAGAAACACAAAAGGTTGAACACACTAAGcctaaagaaacagaaaagacacCGGAACAACTTTCtaaagttgaagaagaaaaatcACAACCTGAAAAGTCACAGATCCAGGAGGACAAAAAAGGTGACAGTGTAGAAACAGAAAAG gttGAACACACTGAGcctaaagaaacagaaaagacacCAGAAGAACTTTCTAAAGTTGCAGAAGAAAAATCACAACCTGAAAAGTCACAGATCCAGGAGGACAAAAAAGGTGACAGTGTAGAAACAGAAAAGGTTGAACACACTAAGcctaaagaaacagaaaagacacCAGAAGAACTTCCtaaagttgaagaagaaaaatcACAACCTGAAAAGTCACAGATCCAGGAGgacaaaaaaagtgacagtgtaaaaacagaaaaggttGAACACGCCAAGcctaaagaaacagaaaagacacCAGAAGAACTTTCTAAAGTTGAAGCAGAAAAATCACAACCTGAAAAGTCACAGATCCAGGAGGAGAAAAAAGGTGACAGTGTAGAAAAAGAAAAGGTTGAACACACTAAGcctaaagaaacagaaaagacacAAGAAGAACTTTCTAAAGTTGCTGAAGAAAAAGCACAACCTCAAAAGTCACCAATGCAGGAGGACCGCAAAAGTGTAGACGGCACCGAAACAGAAATGGTTGAACACACCAAGcctaaagaaacagaaaagacacAAGAAGAACTTTCTAAAGTTGAAGAAAAATCGCAACCTGAAAAGTCACAGATCCAGGAGgacaaaaaaagtgacagtgtaaaaacagaaaaggttGAACACGCTAAGcctaaagaaacagaaaagacacCAGAAGAACTTTCTAAAGTTGAAGAAAAATCGCAACCTGAAAAGTCACAGATCCAGGAGGACAAAAAAGGTGACAGTCTAGAAACAGAAAAGGTTGAACACACTAAGcctaaagaaacagaaaagacacAAGAAGAACCATCCAAAGTTGCAGAAGAAAAATCACAACCTGAAAAGTCACAAATACAGGAAGTCCACAAAAGTGACAGCACCAAAACAGAAACGGTTGAACATGTCAAGcctaaagaaacagaaaagacacAGGAGGACCTCTTCAAAGAGGAAAAATCACCTGAGAAATCAAAGAAACAGGACAGCAAAAGTGATAGCAGTGCTGAAAGTGTGACAACAAGCGGAGGGGAAGCTAAAGTCACAGAGAAGCAGGTTGATGAAACACCGAGTAATCAACCCCCCAAAGCCCAGGAAATAACATCTGATGCAAAACCTGAGCAAAAGAATGCTGAAGAAAGCAAAGAGAAGATGCCTGAAAAAGCTGAAGAGGTGGACAGTTTGACGACGAAAGGCAGTGAAACCAGCAACGATGTTAAAAGTGAAGAAACTGTCCCAAAAGACAAAGAATCTGACAGTGTTGCACATGAAGTGAAGGCTGCAAAATCTGACACGTCAACCACAACAGAAACCAAAGCTCTTGAGAAGACAGAGCAGGTCAAAGACAGCAGCAAGGAGGACACACAAAGGTCCAGAAGAAACAACTAA